In the Devosia sp. SL43 genome, one interval contains:
- a CDS encoding LacI family DNA-binding transcriptional regulator, protein MATIDDVSKRAGVSRSTVSRVVADNGYVSEEKRRAIQQAIAELGYRPNTLAQALRSNRSNMIGAVVVDVGTPYFANMVYGLQRSMRRAGKALMVSSGYADQDEEARAIIELVDRSCDGIVLYLERPLRQDVVEIIRAARIPVVMIGRQGCEVARGSVQLDNFGGARAAMDFLLDQGHRRIVHLSGQADFGDTAARLKGIAAALSARGLGMGDIRIVSGEFSQEFGYAATLALIEEGHDFTAIFAGDDDMAAGVLLALRHAGRAVPGDVSVIGFDDTFHAQHLWPPLTTIRQPVDEIGEAAANLLLKLLAEPGSAMLETVIGTSLVVRDSVGPAQQRRKEREGNVTAVAG, encoded by the coding sequence ATGGCGACCATCGATGATGTGTCGAAACGAGCGGGGGTTTCCCGCTCCACCGTGTCCCGGGTCGTGGCCGACAACGGCTATGTCTCGGAAGAAAAACGCCGCGCCATCCAGCAGGCTATTGCCGAGCTGGGTTATCGTCCCAATACGCTGGCGCAGGCCCTGCGGTCCAACCGCTCCAACATGATTGGCGCCGTGGTGGTCGATGTGGGCACGCCCTATTTTGCCAACATGGTCTATGGCCTGCAACGCAGCATGCGTCGGGCCGGCAAGGCGCTGATGGTATCGTCGGGCTATGCCGACCAGGATGAGGAAGCGCGCGCCATCATCGAACTGGTCGACCGGTCGTGTGACGGGATCGTGCTCTATCTCGAACGGCCGCTGCGCCAGGATGTGGTGGAGATCATCCGGGCGGCGCGCATTCCGGTGGTGATGATCGGGCGGCAGGGTTGCGAGGTGGCGCGCGGTTCGGTGCAGCTCGACAATTTCGGCGGGGCCCGCGCGGCGATGGATTTCCTGCTTGACCAGGGGCACCGCAGAATTGTCCACCTGTCAGGCCAGGCCGATTTCGGCGATACCGCAGCGCGCCTCAAGGGGATCGCGGCGGCGCTATCGGCGCGCGGGCTCGGCATGGGCGACATCAGGATCGTCAGCGGCGAGTTCAGCCAGGAATTCGGCTATGCGGCGACGTTGGCCCTGATCGAAGAGGGCCACGACTTCACCGCGATCTTTGCCGGCGACGATGATATGGCGGCGGGCGTGCTGTTGGCCCTGCGCCATGCCGGCAGGGCGGTGCCCGGCGATGTGTCGGTGATCGGCTTCGACGACACATTTCATGCGCAGCATCTGTGGCCGCCGCTGACCACCATCCGGCAACCGGTCGACGAGATCGGCGAGGCGGCGGCGAACCTGCTGCTCAAGCTGCTGGCGGAGCCGGGATCGGCCATGCTGGAAACGGTGATCGGCACCAGCCTTGTCGTGCGCGACAGCGTGGGACCGGCGCAGCAAAGACGAAAGGAGCGCGAGGGGAACGTGACGGCCGTGGCAGGCTAG
- a CDS encoding MFS transporter, with the protein MSDTVEGRWAEIFTPRYATVTLIVCLGVALLAFNAFLSTISLPTAVREMGGVALISWALTLFLVFAIVGGSGAALLKQRLGARTALVLSAGVFIAGTLIAASASSMEQVLVGRAVQGLGEGVVSAICFALIPELFPSRLVPKVFGLNAMIWAVAAFGGPAAAGLLTELVSWRAAFLVSVPIALIFAAMVVVKVPAHSPGDRQDVRFPGLRLLMIGVAIMLVALAGLAAPLSAKGLLVAAGLLLVGTVWLDGRSRDRLMPSDAFRPVSVVGTGIWMVLLINVAGAGSAVYLVLVVQQMWGMGPTAAGAIAAVLAVAWSASAIAVANVRSKETRKTLIRLGPAMIGTGLMLVLIGLQLDQVAIVVAGQLIIGSGFGTCNGYLNLTMMEAASDAERDRTSALMPTTQSAGNAIGAALAGVAANSAGLATAVSSADIKFAIVPVYVLGAAMAALAFASAWRMVQLVRPQDANSSFAAG; encoded by the coding sequence ATGTCCGATACTGTGGAAGGCCGCTGGGCCGAGATTTTCACGCCGCGCTATGCCACCGTGACGTTGATCGTGTGCCTGGGCGTGGCGCTGCTGGCGTTCAATGCGTTTCTGTCGACGATCTCGCTGCCGACGGCGGTGCGGGAAATGGGCGGTGTGGCACTGATTTCGTGGGCGCTGACGCTGTTCCTGGTGTTTGCCATCGTGGGCGGATCGGGCGCGGCCCTGCTGAAGCAGCGGCTGGGCGCACGGACGGCGCTGGTGCTGTCAGCAGGCGTGTTCATTGCCGGTACGCTGATCGCGGCCAGCGCGAGCTCGATGGAGCAGGTGCTGGTGGGGCGGGCTGTGCAGGGGCTCGGCGAAGGCGTGGTTTCGGCGATCTGTTTTGCACTGATCCCGGAGCTGTTTCCGTCGCGACTGGTGCCCAAAGTATTCGGGCTCAATGCGATGATCTGGGCCGTTGCGGCGTTTGGCGGACCGGCAGCCGCTGGCCTTCTCACGGAACTGGTATCCTGGCGCGCGGCGTTTCTGGTCAGCGTGCCGATAGCGCTGATCTTTGCCGCCATGGTTGTGGTCAAGGTGCCGGCGCACTCGCCCGGCGACAGGCAGGACGTGCGTTTTCCGGGACTGCGGCTGCTGATGATCGGGGTCGCCATCATGCTGGTGGCGCTGGCGGGCCTGGCGGCGCCGCTATCGGCGAAGGGGCTGTTGGTGGCGGCTGGCCTATTGCTGGTTGGCACGGTCTGGCTCGATGGGCGAAGCCGCGACCGGCTGATGCCTTCAGATGCGTTCCGGCCGGTATCGGTGGTCGGGACGGGGATTTGGATGGTGCTGCTGATCAATGTGGCCGGCGCCGGGTCGGCGGTCTATCTGGTGCTGGTGGTGCAACAGATGTGGGGCATGGGCCCGACGGCTGCGGGCGCGATCGCGGCAGTGTTGGCGGTGGCGTGGAGCGCGTCGGCTATTGCGGTGGCCAATGTGCGCAGCAAGGAGACGCGCAAGACGCTGATCCGGCTCGGACCGGCAATGATCGGAACGGGCCTGATGCTGGTGCTGATCGGGCTACAACTGGACCAGGTGGCCATCGTGGTGGCTGGGCAGTTGATCATCGGGAGCGGCTTCGGCACCTGCAACGGTTATCTCAACCTCACGATGATGGAGGCCGCGAGCGATGCCGAGCGCGACCGGACCTCGGCGCTGATGCCGACGACGCAATCGGCGGGCAATGCCATCGGGGCGGCTTTGGCGGGCGTGGCGGCCAATTCGGCAGGTTTGGCGACAGCGGTTTCGAGCGCTGACATCAAGTTTGCCATCGTGCCGGTCTATGTGCTCGGCGCGGCCATGGCGGCGCTGGCTTTTGCATCGGCATGGCGCATGGTGCAACTGGTGCGGCCGCAGGACGCCAATTCGAGCTTCGCGGCGGGCTAA
- a CDS encoding MmcQ/YjbR family DNA-binding protein: MPRIDSFVTTRIHMVDYPAVMTRTGFESFVLALPKATLVRQWRDDSVAKVGGKIFALLDRDPGEVWLKVSDIAYELLTELPGIRPAPYFARAGWVAISVASPLSEDEVEAYLREAHRLVAGKLSWKVRAELGL, translated from the coding sequence ATGCCTCGGATCGACTCTTTTGTTACCACCCGGATACACATGGTCGACTATCCCGCTGTGATGACCCGAACGGGCTTCGAAAGCTTCGTGCTGGCGCTGCCGAAGGCGACGCTGGTCCGGCAATGGCGGGACGATTCGGTCGCCAAGGTGGGCGGCAAGATCTTTGCGTTGCTCGATCGCGATCCGGGCGAGGTGTGGCTCAAGGTTTCCGACATTGCGTACGAGCTGCTGACCGAGCTGCCGGGTATTCGGCCGGCACCGTATTTTGCCCGGGCGGGCTGGGTGGCGATCTCGGTGGCCAGTCCGCTCAGCGAAGATGAGGTCGAGGCCTATCTGCGCGAGGCGCATCGGCTGGTGGCCGGCAAGTTGAGCTGGAAGGTGCGGGCAGAGCTGGGGCTATAG
- the msrA gene encoding peptide-methionine (S)-S-oxide reductase MsrA — protein sequence MFFKSKPTTIPSASEALPGRAMEMPVAAEHFVNGQSLKGPYPAGAETIYFGLGCFWGAERLFWQLPGVIVTAVGYQGGSTPNPTYEETCSGRTGHTEAVKVVYDPGTISLDMLLKTFWEEHNPTEGMRQGNDVGTQYRSAIYTTTPEQAAVVDKSRAAYQAALNARGLGPITTEISPAPAFYYAETYHQQYLAKNPRGYCGLQGTGVSCPIGVGVAAE from the coding sequence ATGTTCTTCAAATCCAAGCCGACGACCATTCCCTCTGCCAGCGAAGCCCTGCCGGGCCGCGCGATGGAAATGCCTGTCGCGGCTGAGCATTTCGTCAATGGGCAGTCCCTCAAGGGTCCCTACCCCGCCGGCGCCGAGACCATCTATTTCGGCCTGGGCTGCTTCTGGGGCGCCGAGCGTCTGTTCTGGCAACTGCCGGGCGTGATCGTCACCGCAGTGGGCTACCAGGGTGGCTCGACGCCCAACCCGACCTATGAGGAAACCTGCTCGGGCCGTACCGGTCATACCGAGGCGGTCAAGGTGGTCTATGACCCCGGCACGATCAGCCTCGACATGCTGCTCAAGACCTTCTGGGAGGAGCACAATCCGACCGAGGGCATGCGGCAGGGCAATGATGTGGGCACCCAGTATCGCTCGGCCATCTATACCACCACGCCCGAACAGGCGGCGGTGGTGGACAAGAGCCGCGCAGCCTACCAGGCGGCGCTCAATGCCCGTGGCCTCGGTCCGATCACGACCGAGATATCCCCGGCGCCCGCGTTCTACTATGCCGAGACTTATCACCAGCAGTACCTGGCCAAGAATCCGCGCGGTTATTGCGGGTTGCAGGGGACCGGCGTGAGCTGCCCGATCGGGGTCGGCGTCGCCGCCGAATAG
- a CDS encoding ABC transporter ATP-binding protein, translated as MNTSTRTKNAWGKDIEPEYEARTPRQRDCERGVGIRIEGLSKSFGETKVLHDLDLEVPAGQFLAIVGKSGCGKSTLLRLLVGLDTPTSGRISFTGLDGSESEPSSRIVFQEPRLLPWASVIDNVVVGLGEGVNKREARRLAEAALAEVQLGEKAGEWPSRLSGGQRQRAALARALVSQPAFLAMDEPLGALDALTRITMQSLVERVWQEQGFTALFVTHDVGEAVALADRVIVLDEGRIALDIAIDQPRPRQRGTADLAEIEGRLLKGIFK; from the coding sequence ATGAACACCAGTACCCGCACCAAGAATGCCTGGGGCAAGGATATCGAACCCGAATACGAGGCGCGGACGCCGCGCCAGCGCGACTGCGAGCGCGGCGTCGGCATCCGCATCGAGGGGCTTTCCAAGAGCTTTGGCGAGACAAAGGTGTTGCACGATCTCGACCTCGAGGTTCCCGCAGGCCAGTTCCTGGCAATTGTCGGCAAGAGCGGCTGCGGCAAGAGCACGCTGCTGCGGCTGCTGGTCGGGCTCGATACGCCAACGTCGGGACGCATCAGCTTCACTGGCCTGGATGGCAGCGAGAGCGAGCCGAGCTCGCGCATCGTCTTTCAGGAACCGCGATTGTTGCCCTGGGCCAGCGTCATCGACAATGTCGTCGTCGGGCTCGGCGAGGGCGTGAACAAGCGCGAGGCAAGGAGGCTGGCCGAGGCAGCACTGGCCGAAGTGCAACTGGGCGAAAAGGCCGGCGAATGGCCATCGCGCCTATCCGGCGGCCAGCGCCAGCGCGCGGCCCTCGCCCGGGCGCTGGTGAGCCAGCCGGCATTCCTCGCCATGGACGAACCCCTGGGCGCACTCGATGCGCTGACGCGCATCACCATGCAGTCTTTGGTCGAGCGGGTCTGGCAGGAGCAAGGCTTCACCGCCCTGTTCGTAACCCACGATGTCGGTGAGGCCGTGGCGCTGGCCGATAGGGTCATCGTGCTCGACGAGGGTCGGATCGCCCTCGACATCGCTATTGACCAGCCCCGCCCCCGCCAGCGAGGCACCGCCGATCTCGCCGAGATCGAAGGCCGCCTGCTCAAGGGCATCTTCAAATAG
- a CDS encoding ABC transporter permease subunit, producing the protein MTLAAELGKPISVPTGSRVRAPRRSFAISPTSLLPFLLPVGIVLLWQAASSFGWITNRLMPAPIQVVWAFWDKLTSGELAVNIQASAVRAISGLLVGGSIGFLLGLANGVSRLSHALTDTTLQMLRTIPNLALIPLVILWFGIGEEAKLFLTALGVFFPIYLNTLHGVRNVDPQLIEMGRVYGMNGWTLFRKVIFPGALPSIFVGLRFSLGIMWLTLIVAETMAASSGIGHMANSAREFMMTDVVILALVIYALLGKLADVIALTLERLTLSWNPAYQKPSRS; encoded by the coding sequence ATGACTCTCGCTGCTGAACTCGGTAAGCCCATCTCCGTGCCCACCGGCTCGCGCGTCCGCGCGCCGCGTCGTTCCTTCGCAATTTCACCGACCAGCCTGCTGCCTTTCCTTCTCCCGGTCGGCATCGTTCTGCTGTGGCAGGCCGCATCGTCCTTTGGCTGGATCACCAACCGGCTGATGCCAGCGCCGATCCAGGTCGTCTGGGCCTTCTGGGACAAGCTCACCAGCGGTGAACTGGCGGTCAACATCCAGGCCAGCGCCGTCCGCGCTATTTCCGGTCTGCTGGTCGGCGGCTCCATCGGCTTCCTGCTTGGTCTCGCCAATGGGGTGTCGCGCCTCAGCCACGCGCTGACCGATACGACACTGCAGATGCTGCGCACCATTCCGAACCTGGCGCTGATCCCCTTGGTCATCCTGTGGTTCGGCATTGGCGAGGAGGCCAAGCTCTTCCTCACGGCGCTGGGTGTGTTCTTCCCGATCTATCTCAACACCCTGCATGGCGTGCGTAATGTTGATCCGCAGCTCATCGAGATGGGCCGCGTCTATGGGATGAATGGCTGGACGCTGTTCCGCAAGGTCATCTTCCCCGGCGCGCTGCCGTCGATCTTTGTCGGCCTGCGCTTCTCGCTGGGCATCATGTGGCTAACGCTGATCGTGGCCGAAACCATGGCCGCATCGTCGGGCATCGGACACATGGCCAATTCGGCCCGCGAGTTCATGATGACCGACGTGGTGATCCTGGCTCTCGTTATCTACGCCCTGCTCGGCAAGCTGGCCGACGTCATCGCGCTCACGCTCGAGCGGCTGACCCTGTCGTGGAACCCCGCCTACCAGAAGCCGTCAAGGAGCTGA
- a CDS encoding aliphatic sulfonate ABC transporter substrate-binding protein has protein sequence MFTRRQTFQLFAGAAAVLALPTAGRAQDKATEFRIGWQKGGVFALAKNSGAIEARLAPRGITVTWAEFTSGPPLLEALGANALDFGSTGDVPPLFAQAAGGDLVYVAATQGSLDGSAILVKQDSPIQTLADLKGKKVAFKRGSSAHNFIVKALRSAGLTLDDITPLDLGPPDAAPAFANNQIDAWVIWDPYYAIAAQQPDTRVLATTEGIVDSWGFLQANGAFARDNPTVVAEVINELRKVGEAAQADLDTTAAAVSAVTGVPVEITRITLGRKGANLGAITPLNDEIIAYQQALADEFFGLKIIPRELKISDIVWYPPAL, from the coding sequence ATGTTTACCCGCAGACAGACTTTCCAGCTTTTCGCCGGCGCCGCTGCCGTACTGGCGCTGCCGACCGCCGGCCGGGCGCAGGACAAAGCCACCGAATTCCGCATCGGCTGGCAGAAAGGCGGCGTGTTTGCGCTGGCCAAGAATAGCGGCGCCATCGAAGCGCGCCTGGCGCCACGCGGCATCACCGTCACCTGGGCCGAGTTCACCTCTGGCCCGCCGCTGCTTGAGGCACTGGGCGCCAATGCGCTGGACTTCGGCTCCACCGGCGACGTGCCGCCGCTGTTTGCCCAGGCCGCCGGTGGCGACCTGGTCTATGTGGCGGCAACGCAAGGAAGCCTTGACGGCTCGGCCATCCTGGTTAAGCAAGACTCACCTATCCAGACGCTGGCCGATCTCAAGGGCAAGAAGGTCGCGTTCAAGCGTGGTTCCAGCGCCCACAACTTCATCGTGAAGGCGCTGCGCAGCGCCGGTCTGACGCTCGACGACATCACTCCACTCGATCTCGGGCCGCCCGATGCCGCACCGGCCTTTGCCAACAATCAGATCGATGCCTGGGTCATCTGGGACCCCTATTATGCCATCGCGGCGCAACAGCCCGATACCCGCGTGCTGGCGACGACCGAGGGTATAGTCGACTCCTGGGGGTTCCTCCAGGCCAACGGCGCCTTTGCCAGGGACAACCCGACAGTCGTCGCCGAGGTTATCAATGAGTTGCGCAAGGTCGGCGAGGCCGCGCAGGCTGATCTCGACACGACCGCAGCGGCCGTTTCGGCAGTGACCGGGGTGCCGGTCGAGATCACCCGCATCACACTGGGTCGCAAGGGCGCCAATCTCGGCGCCATCACCCCGCTCAATGACGAGATCATCGCCTACCAGCAGGCGCTGGCCGATGAATTCTTCGGCCTCAAGATCATTCCGCGCGAACTGAAGATCAGCGACATCGTCTGGTATCCGCCCGCGCTCTGA
- the msuE gene encoding FMN reductase → MSQLHIVGFAGSSSVPSRTRSLVETIVATTADRTGARTTVYDLVDIHPSLGATLDPRHAPPDLVELIDTITNADALVVGSPVYKGTYTGLFKHLFDLIDPKALKDKPVVLTATGGSERHALVVDHGLRPLFAFFSADILSTGIYATEPDFADYLPASTNLKARIERVVDELAWRLAAARNAELLAQSA, encoded by the coding sequence ATGAGCCAGCTTCATATCGTCGGCTTCGCCGGCAGTTCCTCCGTTCCCTCCCGGACGCGCAGCCTTGTCGAGACCATCGTCGCGACCACGGCTGATCGCACCGGCGCCCGCACCACGGTCTATGACCTGGTGGACATCCATCCCTCGCTGGGCGCGACGCTCGACCCACGCCACGCGCCGCCCGATCTGGTTGAGCTGATCGACACCATCACCAATGCCGATGCTCTCGTGGTCGGGTCGCCGGTCTACAAGGGAACCTATACGGGCCTGTTCAAGCACCTGTTCGACCTGATCGATCCCAAGGCGCTCAAGGACAAGCCGGTGGTGCTGACCGCCACCGGCGGCAGCGAGCGCCATGCGCTGGTGGTCGACCACGGTTTGCGACCGCTCTTTGCCTTCTTCTCGGCCGACATCCTCTCGACGGGCATCTACGCCACCGAGCCCGATTTCGCCGACTACCTCCCCGCCAGCACCAACCTCAAGGCCCGCATCGAGCGGGTCGTGGATGAACTCGCCTGGCGGCTGGCAGCCGCCCGCAATGCCGAACTCCTGGCGCAGAGCGCCTGA
- a CDS encoding LLM class flavin-dependent oxidoreductase produces MSDTTRRIRLGAFIMATGHHIAAWRHPDADAHAGHSIDHYRDLAQTAEKGLFDLVFVADSPAGWDGDRDPEIRSRVSHSAHFEPVTLWSALSQVTSNIGFVATASTTYEDPYLLARKFASLDHISKGRAAWNVVTTGADVSKNFSIAGHPAHANRYERAEEVVDLVLDLWDSYEDDALIVDKESGVFLDPNKVHKVDHHGQFFDVAGPLNVARSPQGRPVVVQAGASEAGRSLAARTAEVIFTANQTLADGQEFYSDIKGRLAKHGRRPEQLLIMPGLFPVLGGTEAEAKENYDFIQSLVHPSIAWGILKQYYVGVDLSGYSLDDIAPPLPTDTELNKSRLKLVSDLARTGLTLRQLYLSLATARGHRTYVGTPEQVADALQDWFENGAADGFNIMPPILPTGLTDFVEQVVPILQKRGLYRTEYEGTTLRENLGLERPINRFVARANQQQRSA; encoded by the coding sequence ATGAGTGACACAACACGCAGAATTCGCCTTGGCGCCTTCATCATGGCGACGGGACACCACATCGCCGCCTGGCGACACCCTGATGCCGACGCCCATGCGGGCCACAGCATCGACCACTATCGCGACCTGGCGCAGACGGCCGAGAAGGGCCTGTTCGACCTGGTCTTCGTGGCCGACAGCCCGGCTGGCTGGGACGGAGACCGCGATCCGGAAATCCGTAGCCGCGTCAGCCATTCGGCCCATTTCGAGCCGGTGACACTATGGTCGGCCCTGTCGCAGGTGACGAGCAATATCGGCTTCGTAGCCACCGCCTCGACCACATACGAGGACCCCTATCTGCTGGCCCGCAAATTTGCCTCGCTCGATCACATCAGCAAGGGCCGGGCTGCATGGAACGTGGTGACCACAGGCGCTGACGTCTCCAAGAACTTCTCCATCGCCGGGCACCCCGCCCATGCCAACCGCTACGAGCGCGCCGAGGAGGTCGTCGATCTCGTGCTCGACCTCTGGGACAGCTACGAGGACGACGCGCTGATCGTCGACAAGGAAAGCGGTGTCTTCCTTGATCCGAACAAGGTGCACAAGGTCGATCACCACGGCCAGTTCTTCGATGTCGCCGGTCCGCTCAATGTTGCCCGCTCGCCGCAGGGCCGTCCGGTGGTGGTACAGGCAGGGGCTTCCGAAGCCGGGCGTAGCCTGGCTGCCCGTACCGCCGAGGTGATCTTCACCGCCAACCAGACGCTGGCTGATGGGCAGGAATTCTATTCCGACATCAAGGGGCGACTCGCCAAGCATGGTCGCCGCCCCGAACAACTGCTGATCATGCCGGGCCTGTTCCCTGTGCTGGGTGGCACCGAGGCGGAGGCCAAGGAGAATTACGACTTCATCCAGTCGCTGGTCCATCCTTCGATCGCCTGGGGCATTCTCAAGCAATACTATGTCGGCGTCGATCTCTCGGGCTACTCGCTCGACGACATCGCCCCGCCCCTGCCCACCGATACCGAGCTCAACAAGAGCCGTCTCAAACTGGTGTCGGACCTTGCCCGCACAGGGCTCACCCTGCGCCAGCTCTACCTGTCACTGGCCACGGCCCGTGGTCACCGAACCTATGTCGGCACGCCTGAGCAGGTCGCCGACGCGCTGCAGGACTGGTTTGAAAACGGCGCGGCCGACGGCTTCAACATCATGCCGCCCATCCTGCCCACTGGTCTCACCGACTTTGTCGAGCAGGTGGTGCCGATCCTGCAGAAACGCGGCCTCTACCGCACCGAATACGAGGGCACGACACTGCGCGAGAACCTGGGCCTGGAGCGCCCGATCAACCGCTTCGTCGCCCGCGCCAACCAGCAGCAGCGGAGCGCCTGA
- a CDS encoding Gfo/Idh/MocA family protein has translation MRLLILGTGGMANAHADNFSKIDGVSLVGGVDVDPARLAEFCATHGIERQFASLEDALAWGEFDAVANVTPDRIHHPTTMQAIAAGKHVFCEKPLATNAIKAMEMTEAIEASGKVGMVNLTYRNSPAVQKGRELVLSGAIGKVRHVEASHLQSWLVGNHWGDWHTETKFLWRLSTGHGSNGALGDIGIHIVDFASYGSGLDVAKVFGRLRTFDKAPDNRIGEYTLDANDSFTMNVDFTSGAIGTIQATRTAAGQMDQLRLRVYGETGSVEMIYDTGTSTLRACTGEDVHAAKWHDVPFDPVETNYQRFVAAVRAGKTQEPSFRRAAQIQKVLDAAMASNASGRDALV, from the coding sequence ATGCGCCTGCTCATTCTGGGCACCGGCGGCATGGCCAATGCCCATGCCGACAATTTTTCCAAGATCGATGGCGTGAGCCTAGTCGGTGGCGTCGATGTCGATCCGGCGCGGCTGGCGGAATTCTGCGCCACGCATGGCATCGAACGGCAGTTCGCCTCGCTCGAAGACGCACTGGCCTGGGGCGAATTCGACGCGGTGGCCAATGTCACGCCCGACCGCATCCATCACCCCACCACGATGCAGGCCATTGCCGCCGGCAAGCATGTGTTTTGCGAGAAGCCCCTGGCCACCAATGCCATAAAGGCAATGGAAATGACCGAGGCGATCGAGGCCTCGGGCAAGGTGGGCATGGTCAACCTGACCTATCGCAACTCGCCGGCGGTCCAGAAAGGCCGCGAACTGGTGCTATCAGGCGCCATCGGCAAGGTGCGGCATGTCGAGGCGTCGCATCTGCAGAGCTGGCTGGTCGGCAACCATTGGGGCGACTGGCACACCGAGACCAAGTTCCTGTGGCGGCTGTCGACCGGTCACGGCTCCAATGGCGCCTTGGGTGACATCGGCATCCACATCGTCGACTTTGCCTCCTATGGCTCGGGCCTCGACGTGGCAAAGGTGTTTGGGCGCCTGCGCACCTTCGACAAGGCGCCTGATAACCGTATCGGCGAATATACGCTCGACGCCAATGACAGTTTTACGATGAATGTCGACTTCACCAGCGGCGCCATCGGCACCATCCAGGCAACGCGCACAGCGGCCGGGCAGATGGATCAGCTGCGCCTGCGGGTCTATGGCGAGACCGGCTCGGTGGAGATGATCTACGACACCGGCACATCGACGCTACGCGCCTGCACGGGCGAGGATGTGCATGCGGCCAAGTGGCACGATGTACCGTTCGATCCGGTCGAAACCAACTATCAGCGCTTCGTTGCCGCCGTGCGGGCCGGCAAGACGCAGGAGCCATCCTTCCGCCGCGCGGCCCAGATCCAGAAGGTGCTCGACGCCGCCATGGCCTCCAATGCCAGCGGACGCGACGCGCTGGTTTAA